The following are encoded together in the Anopheles nili chromosome 3, idAnoNiliSN_F5_01, whole genome shotgun sequence genome:
- the LOC128726208 gene encoding CDK-activating kinase assembly factor MAT1 has protein sequence MDDQVCPRCKTTKYRNPSLKLMVNVCGHTLCESCVELLFLKGSGSCPECNVALRRSNFRVQLFEDSNVDKEVQIRKRILKDFNKKEDDFANLDEYNDYLEMIEELVFNLCNNIDIINTNKRIEQYKRDNRDMIMKNKLKLSKDELELEQIVEYEKEQFDQRRKEQAMIEAENRKQKTKNKEELIDSLMASYEDANAIVDKFTQKAEQAQIQLPKPVAPPPVAKHTHFSSGIATGFQGQHGFLAVPKLEEGPLYVYESQEFSTDGPTPPSLSEVIKDGYIKHIRPENLAEKAGGFQTNVSCLRAIHEALAGLYHG, from the exons ATGGATGACCAGGTGTGCCCGCGATGCAAAACCACCAAATATCGCAATCCGTCGCTTAAGCTGATGGTGAACGTTTGCGGCCATACGCTATGTGAAAGCTGCGTGGAATTGCTTTTTCTCAAGGGGTCGGGCTCGTGCCCAGAATGTAACGTTGCGCTGCGAAGAAGCAACTTTCGAGTTCAGTTGTTTGAGGATTCGAACGTCGACAAAGAGGTACAGATTCGCAAGCGCATCCTGAAAGATTTCAACAAAAAGGAGGACGATTTTGCAAACCTCGACGAGTACAATGATTATCTGGAAATGATCGAAGAACTCGTGTTCAACCTATGCAACAATATCGACATCATTAACACAAACAAGCGGATCGAGCAGTACAAGCGCGATAACCGAGACATGATCATGAAGAACAAGTTGAAGCTGAGCAAGGACGAGCTAGAACTCGAGCAGATCGTAGAGTACGAGAAAGAGCAGTTTGATCAGCGCCGAAAAGAACAGGCCATGATCGAGGcggaaaaccggaaacagAAGACAAAAAATAAGGAAGAGCTTATCGACTCCCTGATGGCCAGTTACGAGGATGCGAACGCCATCGTGGACAAATTCACGCAGAAAGCTGAACAAGCGCAGATTCAGTTACCTAAACCGGTGGCaccaccgcccgtcgctaaaCATACGCACTTTTCGTCGGGAATTGCGACTGGATTCCAGGGCCAGCACGGTTTTCTGGCGGTGCCAAAGCTTGAGGAAGGCCCGCTGTACGTGTACGAGTCACAGGAGTTTTCGACGGATGGACCGACGCCACCATCGTTATCAGAAGTCATTAAAGATGGTTACATAAAGCACATACG GCCTGAGAATCTGGCAGAGAAAGCTGGTGGTTTTCAAACGAATGTATCCTGTCTGCGGGCTATCCACGAGGCGTTGGCGGGATTGTATCATGGTTAA